One region of Epilithonimonas zeae genomic DNA includes:
- a CDS encoding LD-carboxypeptidase, translating to MQNTTFPKSLKKGDKIAIISPAGSVEIPQLEKTLELIKSKGYEPILGENLYTQYQNGYSYAGTEKQRINDINWALNDPEISAVWASRGGYGCQHLLQDLKLTEFKKNPKWYIGYSDNTVIQSYLLKKGFGSIHGQTIKTSSFGVTEESYELIFDILKGKKINYKIGSNANNRVGETSGILVGGNLALIYALLGTPYSFDFKGKILFIEDIGENFYALDRMIMSLELAGIFKKIKGLIIGGMTNMGSETDNKEYEESFDSFAFQLIADRVSKYVFPTVFAFPNGHIYDNRPLIIGSEINLKVGKEVKIQF from the coding sequence ATGCAAAATACGACTTTTCCAAAATCCCTAAAAAAAGGAGACAAAATAGCCATCATTTCACCGGCAGGTTCTGTTGAGATTCCACAATTGGAAAAAACTTTAGAATTAATCAAATCCAAAGGTTACGAACCCATTTTAGGCGAAAATCTCTACACACAATACCAAAACGGCTATTCATATGCCGGAACAGAGAAACAACGAATAAATGATATCAATTGGGCTTTAAACGACCCGGAGATTTCTGCAGTCTGGGCTTCAAGAGGTGGTTACGGTTGTCAGCATCTTTTGCAGGATCTGAAACTGACTGAATTCAAGAAAAATCCAAAATGGTATATCGGTTATTCTGATAATACAGTTATTCAAAGTTATCTATTGAAAAAAGGTTTCGGATCCATCCACGGACAAACGATAAAAACATCCAGCTTTGGTGTTACAGAAGAAAGCTACGAGTTGATTTTCGATATTCTGAAAGGCAAAAAAATCAATTATAAAATTGGTTCAAATGCTAACAATAGAGTAGGAGAGACATCTGGAATTTTGGTTGGTGGAAATCTCGCATTGATTTATGCGCTTTTAGGAACTCCATATTCCTTTGACTTTAAAGGTAAAATTTTATTCATAGAAGATATCGGAGAAAATTTCTATGCACTTGACCGAATGATTATGAGTTTGGAATTAGCAGGCATTTTCAAAAAAATAAAAGGATTGATTATAGGTGGAATGACCAATATGGGAAGCGAAACCGATAACAAAGAATATGAAGAATCCTTCGATTCATTTGCTTTTCAATTGATTGCAGACAGAGTTTCTAAATATGTTTTTCCAACTGTTTTTGCATTCCCAAATGGACATATTTATGACAACAGACCTTTAATCATCGGTTCAGAAATCAATCTGAAAGTTGGAAAAGAGGTGAAGATTCAATTCTGA
- a CDS encoding YraN family protein, which produces MADHNEFGKIAEDLAVDFLIKNQYKILARNFRYLKAEVDIIAEKENQIVIVEVKARNTDAFLEPQEAVNKKKIKLLISASNYFIEENNIDKEVRFDIISVLPNKQKTLEIHHIIDAFQSFEI; this is translated from the coding sequence ATGGCAGACCATAACGAATTTGGTAAAATTGCAGAAGACTTGGCAGTTGATTTTTTAATTAAGAATCAATACAAGATTTTGGCTCGCAATTTCCGCTATCTGAAAGCAGAAGTTGATATCATTGCTGAAAAAGAAAATCAAATCGTTATCGTAGAAGTTAAAGCCAGAAATACAGATGCTTTTTTGGAACCTCAGGAAGCAGTTAACAAAAAGAAAATCAAACTATTAATCTCTGCTTCTAATTATTTTATTGAAGAAAATAATATAGATAAAGAAGTCCGATTTGATATTATTTCGGTGCTTCCAAACAAACAAAAAACTTTGGAAATCCATCATATTATTGATGCTTTCCAAAGTTTTGAAATATGA
- a CDS encoding superoxide dismutase family protein, protein MKNLLLIGIAGLALASCKTVSKQYIVRPKSHTLTQGTANFTQKKGKVEMDLSVFKLTPGLHAVHIHEFGNCSATDASSAGGHWNPSKDDHGKWDTEHFHMGDIGNLEADKNGQAQLVFSTDKWCLGCDDPMKNIIGKAIVIHAGVDDFHTQPTGNAGGRVGCVEIK, encoded by the coding sequence ATGAAAAATTTATTACTAATTGGTATTGCAGGTTTAGCACTTGCTTCCTGCAAAACGGTTTCGAAACAATACATCGTTCGTCCAAAATCACACACTTTAACTCAGGGTACGGCTAACTTTACTCAGAAAAAAGGTAAAGTCGAAATGGATTTGAGTGTTTTCAAATTAACGCCTGGTCTTCACGCAGTTCATATCCACGAGTTTGGAAACTGCAGTGCAACCGATGCATCTTCGGCAGGTGGACATTGGAATCCTTCCAAAGATGACCACGGAAAATGGGATACAGAACATTTCCATATGGGTGATATCGGCAATCTTGAGGCTGATAAAAATGGTCAAGCACAACTGGTTTTCTCAACAGACAAATGGTGTCTTGGATGTGATGACCCGATGAAAAATATTATCGGAAAAGCAATCGTAATCCACGCTGGAGTTGACGATTTTCATACACAACCCACTGGAAATGCGGGTGGAAGAGTTGGATGTGTGGAGATAAAGTAA
- a CDS encoding TonB-dependent receptor codes for MKTQSKVIGLLLFLISISIWSQITISGKVTYKNKSLKDINVTLKDTYDGATTDDNGNYTFTTTETGDKILVFSGQNYDEVELPVKIEGKNISMNANLKEQISEINAVVITAGSIEASDKKRATALLTPLDVYTTAGANGQISSALGYLPGVQKVGESEGLFVRGGTGAETKIFMDGNLVNNYFTNSVPGIAGRDRFNTSLFKGNVFSSGGYSAIYGQALSSVLVLESVDLPEQTSFDFGVSPIFLSANYQKLNQKKTASWGVAGGYSNLGLMGKLFNFNTDFDKHPQGYGFDGNFRIKTKKGGFIKYYGSVDENKMAVGSESLEEDSDKNMVSLKGQNMYHNLSYKEKFGKYLLNIGTSYTYNSNDLNFATFKDNVEQSDTPINNQSNYINTKAVVEIKINRASVLRAGFELNNADETMKYGTFERNYKDLISSAFAETDLIFTNNLTAKIGARSEHSSYLDKWNFSPRAALAYRISKDWTTSLAYGIFYQNPESKYLYSKNFDFQRADHYIFQVQKNSDGRSLRFEAFYKKYDDLIKTISLTENVSSANNQYYQIANSNAGKGFAKGIELFWRDKKTFKDIDYWLTYSYLDSKRDFLNYPFSLAPNFASKHTFNAVAKKFVMDWKTGFNLSYTYSKGRPYYDLVSENGENIVRHQGKLKDYSGLNLSINYVPSVGKKDSKSFTVFVLSINNILGNKNIYGYNYSADGNSRTAVRPPVNTLVFVGVFVSFGVDKTNDAINNNL; via the coding sequence ATGAAAACTCAAAGTAAAGTCATCGGTCTATTATTATTTTTAATAAGCATCAGTATTTGGTCACAAATTACTATTTCCGGAAAAGTGACCTATAAGAACAAGTCATTGAAAGACATCAATGTAACACTCAAAGATACTTATGATGGCGCAACCACAGATGACAATGGAAATTACACTTTTACCACCACAGAAACTGGAGATAAAATTTTGGTTTTTTCAGGACAAAATTATGATGAAGTCGAGCTTCCCGTAAAAATTGAAGGAAAAAATATTTCTATGAATGCTAACCTCAAGGAACAAATCAGCGAAATCAATGCGGTGGTGATTACGGCGGGAAGTATAGAAGCCAGTGATAAGAAACGTGCAACAGCATTATTGACGCCATTGGATGTTTATACAACAGCTGGCGCCAACGGTCAGATTTCATCCGCTTTAGGTTATCTACCAGGCGTTCAGAAAGTGGGAGAGAGCGAAGGTTTATTCGTGCGTGGTGGAACTGGTGCAGAAACCAAAATATTTATGGATGGAAATCTAGTCAATAATTATTTTACCAATTCAGTTCCGGGAATTGCCGGGAGAGACCGTTTCAACACATCTTTGTTTAAAGGGAATGTATTTTCAAGTGGCGGATATTCTGCAATCTATGGTCAGGCTTTATCATCGGTTTTAGTTTTAGAAAGTGTTGATTTGCCTGAACAGACTTCTTTTGATTTTGGCGTTTCTCCAATTTTTTTAAGCGCTAATTACCAGAAACTGAATCAGAAGAAAACAGCTTCCTGGGGTGTTGCGGGCGGTTATTCTAATCTTGGATTGATGGGAAAACTATTCAATTTCAATACCGATTTTGACAAACATCCTCAGGGTTATGGATTCGATGGAAACTTCAGAATTAAAACTAAAAAAGGCGGTTTCATCAAATATTACGGAAGTGTGGATGAGAATAAAATGGCAGTCGGTTCCGAAAGTTTGGAAGAAGATTCTGACAAAAATATGGTCAGTCTGAAAGGGCAGAATATGTATCACAATTTGTCTTACAAAGAGAAATTCGGAAAGTATCTTTTGAATATCGGAACATCTTATACTTATAATTCCAATGATTTGAATTTTGCAACTTTTAAAGATAATGTCGAGCAATCTGATACACCAATCAATAATCAATCAAATTACATCAATACAAAAGCAGTTGTTGAAATAAAAATCAACAGGGCAAGTGTTTTAAGAGCCGGATTTGAATTGAATAATGCTGATGAAACGATGAAATATGGAACTTTCGAAAGAAATTATAAAGATTTGATTTCGTCTGCTTTTGCTGAAACAGATTTGATTTTTACTAATAATTTGACCGCAAAAATCGGAGCCAGATCAGAACATTCTTCTTATCTCGACAAATGGAATTTCTCTCCAAGAGCTGCGTTAGCTTACAGGATTTCCAAAGATTGGACAACTTCTCTAGCATACGGAATCTTCTATCAAAATCCGGAGAGCAAATATCTCTACAGCAAGAATTTTGATTTTCAGAGAGCCGACCACTATATCTTTCAGGTTCAGAAAAACTCAGATGGAAGAAGCTTGAGATTTGAGGCATTTTATAAGAAATACGATGATTTGATTAAAACCATTTCATTAACGGAAAATGTCTCTTCAGCCAATAACCAATATTATCAGATTGCAAATAGTAATGCAGGTAAAGGCTTTGCAAAAGGAATCGAATTGTTCTGGAGAGATAAGAAAACCTTCAAAGACATCGATTACTGGCTAACTTATTCCTATCTGGATTCCAAAAGAGATTTCTTAAACTATCCTTTTAGTTTAGCACCGAATTTTGCTTCGAAACATACATTCAATGCAGTGGCTAAGAAGTTTGTGATGGACTGGAAAACAGGATTTAATCTGTCTTATACTTATTCCAAAGGAAGACCTTATTATGATTTGGTTTCAGAAAATGGAGAGAATATCGTTCGCCATCAAGGAAAACTGAAAGATTACAGCGGACTGAATTTGAGTATCAATTATGTTCCGAGCGTTGGAAAGAAAGATTCAAAGTCATTCACTGTATTTGTCTTGAGTATTAATAATATTCTTGGAAATAAAAATATTTACGGCTATAATTATTCTGCAGACGGAAACAGTAGAACAGCCGTTAGACCACCGGTTAATACGCTTGTTTTTGTAGGCGTATTTGTAAGTTTCGGGGTTGATAAAACGAATGATGCGATTAATAATAATTTGTAA
- a CDS encoding TIGR04255 family protein, with protein MFVPISTQHSISRVTANLFLAQNIIKPKDILDKLTAENKLKSYQRKGFALNKRINLTNNHLQVMNDEVIGFLLEEFDSSGKSLNSLKIENIDDQSKARISFETKFYTRWVDFNDRFENDINVLNQTFSFYVEAISLNYIDEFNWNSPSKIPIEEIFNTESDLLNSNFTDSHNGTLVVISQSEPKNGTKVYEEKKEILFNNDLKKVIINHTVGIKLEDYKLWNNDILSLFQDAHNKNKDLLKKILKDSIKEQIHLT; from the coding sequence ATGTTCGTACCTATTTCGACACAACATTCTATTAGTAGAGTAACTGCAAATTTATTTTTAGCTCAGAATATTATTAAGCCTAAGGATATTCTTGATAAATTAACGGCAGAAAATAAGTTGAAAAGTTATCAAAGAAAAGGTTTTGCACTTAATAAGCGTATAAACCTTACTAATAACCATTTACAGGTTATGAATGATGAGGTTATAGGTTTTTTGTTAGAAGAATTTGATAGTTCAGGTAAAAGTTTAAATTCTTTGAAGATTGAAAATATTGATGACCAATCTAAAGCTAGAATTAGTTTCGAAACAAAATTTTATACAAGATGGGTTGACTTTAATGATCGATTTGAAAATGACATTAATGTTTTAAATCAAACTTTTTCTTTCTATGTTGAAGCAATTTCATTAAATTACATTGACGAGTTTAATTGGAATTCGCCATCAAAAATTCCTATTGAGGAAATATTCAATACAGAATCTGATTTACTAAATAGCAATTTCACAGATTCCCACAATGGAACTTTAGTTGTTATTTCTCAATCTGAACCCAAGAATGGAACCAAAGTTTATGAAGAGAAAAAAGAAATTTTATTTAATAATGATTTAAAGAAAGTTATAATAAATCATACTGTTGGTATAAAACTCGAAGATTATAAATTATGGAATAACGATATTCTTTCATTGTTTCAAGATGCTCACAATAAAAATAAAGATCTTTTAAAGAAGATTTTAAAAGATTCGATAAAAGAACAGATTCATTTAACATAA
- a CDS encoding prolyl oligopeptidase family serine peptidase has protein sequence MKVKSIFATAAVVFYVGAQAQSMSKSNYPKAVKGTQVDNYFGTQVADVYRDLENDSDATKKWVDEEVAYSQNYLSKIPFRETIKDQLRDIWNYEKISAPFKEGDYTYYSKNNGLQAQSVLYRTNNKTKNVEVFLDPNTFSDKGTTSLSNLSFNKKGNLAAYSISEGGSDWNKIIIIDAITKKQIDETLLDVKFSGIAWKGDEGFYYSSYDKPKEGTVLSGMTDKHKVYFHKLGTKQSEDQLIFGGEKTPRRYLSAGVSEDQRFLIISAANATNGNELYIKDLKNGGDFVQINKGFDINADIVDTQGDDLFIFTDKDAPNMRLVKVSIKNPSPENWKDVIPETENVLSISEAGGYFFGKYMKDAISLVKQFDKTGKLVREITLPGKGTVSGFGGKKEDKDIYYSFTNYITPGTIYKYNVASGKSEVYQKPKVKFNPEDYVSEQVFYTSKDGTKVPMMINYKKGTKLDGKNPTILYSYGGFNISLQPSFSVVNAIWMENGGIYAVPNIRGGGEYGKKWHNAGTKQQKKNVFDDFIAAGEYLQSKGYTSKEYMALSGRSNGGLLVGATMTIRPDLAKVAFPGVGVLDMLRYNKFTAGAGWSYDYGTAEDSKEMFEYLKSYSPVHQVKAGTCYPSTMIITSDHDDRVVPAHSFKFGAELQEKQACNNPILLRIEKNAGHGAGRSTEQVIGENADLLSFALFEMGIKSLKN, from the coding sequence ATGAAAGTAAAATCAATCTTTGCAACAGCAGCCGTTGTTTTTTATGTTGGTGCCCAAGCTCAATCTATGTCAAAATCAAATTATCCCAAAGCCGTAAAAGGAACTCAAGTCGATAACTATTTCGGAACTCAAGTTGCGGATGTTTATCGCGATTTGGAGAATGATTCCGATGCAACTAAAAAATGGGTAGACGAGGAAGTTGCGTACAGCCAAAATTACCTTTCCAAAATCCCTTTCAGAGAGACAATTAAAGATCAATTGAGAGATATCTGGAACTACGAAAAAATATCAGCACCGTTCAAAGAAGGCGATTATACTTATTATTCTAAAAATAATGGTTTGCAGGCGCAATCTGTGCTTTATAGAACCAATAATAAAACCAAAAACGTTGAAGTTTTCCTTGACCCGAATACTTTTTCTGATAAAGGAACGACTTCACTTTCGAATTTGTCGTTTAACAAAAAAGGTAACCTTGCCGCTTATTCTATTTCTGAAGGTGGAAGCGATTGGAACAAAATCATCATCATTGATGCTATTACCAAAAAGCAAATTGATGAAACTTTACTTGACGTGAAATTCAGTGGGATTGCCTGGAAGGGTGATGAAGGCTTTTATTATTCCAGTTATGATAAGCCGAAAGAAGGAACCGTTCTTTCCGGAATGACGGATAAGCACAAAGTTTATTTCCACAAATTAGGAACAAAACAATCCGAAGACCAATTAATTTTCGGTGGCGAAAAAACGCCAAGAAGATATCTTTCTGCAGGCGTTTCCGAAGACCAAAGATTCCTGATTATTTCAGCGGCTAATGCTACCAATGGCAATGAGCTTTATATCAAGGATTTGAAAAATGGAGGTGACTTTGTACAGATCAACAAAGGATTTGACATTAATGCTGATATTGTAGATACACAAGGCGACGACCTTTTCATCTTCACAGACAAAGACGCTCCGAATATGCGTTTGGTGAAAGTGAGCATCAAAAATCCAAGTCCTGAAAACTGGAAAGATGTGATTCCTGAAACTGAAAATGTTTTAAGCATTTCTGAAGCTGGCGGCTATTTCTTCGGGAAATATATGAAAGATGCGATTAGCCTTGTAAAGCAATTTGATAAGACAGGAAAATTGGTCAGAGAAATTACGTTACCAGGGAAAGGAACGGTTTCGGGATTTGGAGGTAAAAAAGAAGATAAGGACATCTATTATTCATTTACCAACTACATTACGCCGGGAACGATTTATAAATATAATGTAGCTTCCGGAAAATCAGAAGTTTATCAGAAGCCAAAAGTGAAATTCAATCCGGAAGATTATGTTTCCGAGCAGGTTTTCTACACTTCAAAAGACGGAACCAAAGTCCCGATGATGATCAACTACAAAAAAGGAACTAAGCTTGATGGGAAAAATCCAACCATTCTTTATTCTTACGGAGGATTCAACATCAGCCTTCAACCAAGTTTCTCTGTTGTGAATGCCATCTGGATGGAAAATGGCGGAATCTATGCTGTTCCGAATATCCGAGGTGGTGGAGAATATGGAAAGAAATGGCACAATGCAGGAACCAAGCAACAGAAGAAAAATGTGTTTGATGACTTCATTGCAGCTGGAGAATATTTACAGTCGAAAGGCTATACTTCGAAGGAATATATGGCACTTTCCGGCCGTTCCAACGGTGGACTTCTGGTTGGTGCTACGATGACTATCAGACCAGATTTGGCAAAAGTAGCTTTCCCAGGTGTTGGGGTTTTGGATATGTTGAGGTATAACAAATTCACGGCAGGGGCTGGTTGGTCTTACGATTACGGAACTGCGGAAGACAGCAAAGAAATGTTCGAATATCTGAAGTCTTATTCTCCGGTTCACCAAGTGAAGGCGGGAACTTGCTATCCATCAACAATGATCATCACAAGTGATCACGATGATAGAGTTGTGCCTGCACATTCTTTCAAATTTGGAGCTGAGTTGCAGGAAAAACAAGCTTGTAACAATCCAATTTTGTTAAGAATCGAGAAAAATGCAGGTCATGGTGCAGGACGTTCTACAGAACAGGTGATTGGCGAAAATGCTGATCTTTTGAGTTTTGCATTGTTCGAAATGGGAATCAAATCCTTGAAAAATTAA
- a CDS encoding YdeI/OmpD-associated family protein, translated as MTQPIIFSAEIQQHQDINAAFINFPFDTIELFGKKGQVKVKVLLDDKVEYRSSLANMGGGCHRLGLTQAIRKELGKTFGDIVEVKLWEDKEERIVIVPDDVQALLNQNDKAKEFYDKMSYTHRKEYIRWIEEAKKEETRKRRKIKMIEMLLEGKKGI; from the coding sequence ATGACTCAACCAATTATCTTTTCCGCAGAAATCCAGCAACATCAGGATATCAATGCTGCATTTATCAATTTTCCTTTTGATACAATTGAATTATTTGGAAAAAAAGGACAGGTTAAAGTCAAAGTTCTGCTTGATGATAAAGTGGAATACAGAAGCAGCCTTGCCAATATGGGCGGCGGTTGTCACAGATTGGGATTGACTCAAGCGATTAGAAAAGAATTAGGAAAGACATTTGGAGATATTGTTGAAGTTAAGCTTTGGGAAGACAAAGAAGAACGAATTGTTATTGTTCCCGATGATGTTCAGGCATTACTTAATCAAAACGATAAAGCGAAAGAATTCTACGATAAAATGTCTTACACGCACAGGAAAGAATATATCCGCTGGATAGAAGAGGCGAAGAAAGAAGAAACGCGCAAACGCCGGAAAATCAAAATGATAGAAATGCTTCTGGAAGGCAAAAAAGGGATTTAA
- a CDS encoding glycine--tRNA ligase: MAKQEDVFKKVVSHAKEYGFIFPSSEIYDGLSAIYDYGQNGAELKNNIKQYWWKAMVQLNENIVGIDSAIFMHPTIWKASGHVDAFNDPLIDNKDSKKRFRADVLVEDYCAKIEDKENKEIEKAAKRFGEAFDKAQFEATNPKILEYREKRAAILSRLAKSLEKEDLADVKALIEELEIADPDTGSKNWTEVRQFNLMFGTKLGASADSATDLYLRPETAQGIFVNYLNVQKTSRHKLPFGIAQIGKAFRNEIVARQFIFRMREFEQMEMQYFVPPGTELEFYETWKKTRLNWHLALGLGEDNYRFHDHEKLAHYANAAADIEFNFPFGFKELEGIHSRTDFDLSAHEKFSGRKIQYFDPERNENYVPYVVETSVGLDRLFLAIFSNSLKDEVLEDGSERTVLSLPPALAPVKAAILPLVKKDGLPEFADKIFNDLKFDFNVIFEEKDSIGKRYRRQDAIGTPFCITVDHDSLNENTVTLRYRDTMEQERVPVSELRKIIDEKVNFRTLLSKI, from the coding sequence ATGGCAAAGCAAGAAGATGTTTTCAAAAAAGTGGTTTCCCACGCTAAAGAATATGGTTTTATTTTTCCTTCCAGCGAAATCTATGACGGACTTTCGGCCATCTACGATTACGGGCAGAACGGCGCGGAACTGAAAAATAACATCAAACAATACTGGTGGAAAGCGATGGTTCAACTGAACGAAAATATCGTGGGGATTGATTCTGCCATTTTTATGCACCCAACCATCTGGAAGGCTTCCGGACACGTGGATGCATTCAACGACCCGTTGATTGACAACAAAGATTCTAAAAAACGTTTCCGTGCGGATGTTTTGGTGGAAGATTACTGCGCCAAAATCGAAGACAAGGAAAATAAAGAAATAGAAAAAGCGGCAAAACGTTTTGGTGAAGCTTTTGACAAGGCTCAATTTGAAGCAACGAATCCAAAAATCTTGGAGTATCGCGAAAAAAGAGCTGCAATCCTTTCCAGACTGGCAAAATCTCTTGAAAAAGAAGACCTTGCGGACGTAAAAGCTTTGATCGAGGAATTGGAAATTGCTGACCCGGACACTGGTTCTAAAAACTGGACGGAAGTGAGACAATTCAACCTGATGTTCGGAACTAAATTGGGTGCTTCTGCAGATTCTGCAACGGACCTTTATCTGAGACCGGAAACGGCTCAGGGTATTTTTGTGAATTATCTGAATGTTCAAAAAACTTCTCGTCATAAATTACCTTTCGGGATTGCTCAGATTGGAAAAGCATTCCGAAATGAGATTGTTGCGAGACAGTTTATTTTCAGAATGAGAGAATTTGAACAGATGGAAATGCAATATTTTGTACCACCGGGAACTGAGTTAGAATTCTATGAAACTTGGAAAAAAACACGTCTTAACTGGCATTTGGCGCTTGGTTTAGGTGAAGATAATTACCGTTTCCACGACCACGAGAAATTGGCGCATTATGCGAATGCTGCTGCTGATATCGAGTTTAATTTTCCATTTGGTTTCAAAGAATTGGAAGGTATCCATTCTAGAACAGACTTTGACCTTTCGGCGCACGAAAAATTCTCTGGTAGAAAAATCCAGTATTTTGACCCGGAAAGAAATGAGAATTATGTGCCTTATGTTGTAGAAACTTCGGTTGGTCTGGATAGATTATTCTTAGCAATCTTCTCCAACTCTCTGAAAGATGAGGTTTTGGAAGATGGTTCGGAAAGAACCGTTTTGAGTCTTCCGCCGGCTTTGGCACCTGTAAAAGCAGCGATTTTGCCTTTGGTGAAGAAAGATGGTTTGCCTGAATTTGCTGATAAAATCTTCAATGATTTGAAGTTTGATTTCAATGTGATTTTTGAAGAGAAAGACAGCATCGGAAAACGTTACAGAAGACAGGATGCAATAGGAACGCCTTTCTGCATTACAGTTGACCACGATTCTTTGAACGAAAACACCGTAACTTTGAGATACAGAGATACAATGGAACAGGAAAGAGTTCCGGTTTCTGAACTGAGAAAGATTATTGATGAGAAAGTGAATTTCAGGACTTTGCTTTCTAAGATTTAA
- a CDS encoding pseudouridine synthase, translating into MLEILYQDDYLIAINKSSGLLVHKSKYAGPADEYAVEKLTNQIGKKVHLVHRLDRKTSGVLLFAFDKETLKLISEQFMNREVEKKYLAILRGWTKEEETIDYDLTNENEIIQNAITYYRRLQTSEIDLPFLKHPTSRYSLVEAIPETGRFHQLRKHFKHILHPILGCRKHGCNKQNKLWLNSFNVTAMPLHSHQLNFKHPITNQNISLNASLNVNPGFLEIGKILGFNLAEFI; encoded by the coding sequence ATGTTAGAAATTCTTTACCAAGACGACTACCTTATCGCCATCAACAAATCTAGCGGACTTTTAGTTCATAAGTCAAAATATGCAGGCCCAGCAGACGAATATGCGGTAGAGAAATTAACGAATCAAATCGGAAAAAAGGTTCATCTTGTTCATCGTTTGGACCGAAAAACATCGGGCGTTTTGCTATTTGCTTTCGATAAAGAAACACTTAAACTAATAAGTGAACAGTTTATGAATCGCGAAGTTGAAAAAAAGTATCTGGCGATTCTGCGTGGTTGGACAAAGGAGGAAGAAACGATTGATTACGATTTGACCAATGAAAATGAAATCATTCAAAACGCCATTACCTATTATCGCCGTCTGCAAACTTCTGAAATCGATCTACCATTTCTAAAACATCCAACGTCTCGTTATTCTTTAGTAGAAGCAATTCCCGAGACAGGGAGATTTCATCAATTAAGAAAGCACTTCAAGCATATTTTACATCCGATTTTAGGTTGCAGAAAGCACGGTTGCAATAAGCAAAATAAGTTGTGGCTGAATAGTTTTAATGTCACTGCGATGCCTTTGCATTCTCATCAGCTTAATTTTAAACATCCAATTACCAATCAAAATATTTCCCTCAACGCAAGTCTGAATGTGAATCCCGGCTTTTTAGAAATTGGAAAAATTTTAGGTTTTAATCTTGCAGAATTTATTTAG